Genomic window (Gymnogyps californianus isolate 813 unplaced genomic scaffold, ASM1813914v2 HiC_scaffold_35, whole genome shotgun sequence):
ATATTCCACAAAAACCCATAATATGCCAATAGTATTAATTAATAGTATTAAGCAGCTCACATAAGGGTGAGCAAGGACCTCAGGAgcttgcataataaaaccatccaCATCAATCCCGggtagggagagggagatgtattccctcatcttctccacaagatagctccgcagcacagcaaggccatcaatgccaggaCAAAGCACATAGCCATTGTTTGTACCAGCAAGTTCCCAAGTTCCTTCATCCTTCCCACAAaatagctcccccagcacagcaaggccatcaatgccagggcaaagcacagagccattatttctattaacatgttcccaagcgcagcaaaatgaagagataagcagtgcagccaacaaactccgtgacccgcacaggagcttgccacttaataactactatagctatagcacgcttaatacaaaactgccgttgtcgagccccacgttgggcgccaaaaaggactgtggtgggttgaccctggccagatgccaggtgcccaccaaagccgctctatcactccccctcctcaactggacagggggagaaaataaaacgaaaggctcgtaggtcgagataaggacagtttaataaagcagaagcaaaggtcgcgcgtgaaagcaaaggaaaacaaaagattttattctctacttcccatcagcaggtgatgtctggccacttcccgggaagcagggcttcagtacgcgtagtggttgctccggaagacaaatgtaaacaaacgaatgcccccacttcctcctcctccccctagcttttatactgagcagacgtcatatggtatggaatatccctttggtcagtttgggtcagctgtcctggctatgtcccctcccaagatcttgcccacccccggcctactggtggggggggcaatgttggagagacagccttgatgctgtgggagcactgctcagcagtagccaaaaccctggtgtgttatcaacactgttctagctaccaatacagagcacagcactacgagggctgctgtggggaaaattaaactccatctcagctagacccaatacagggcctcagatcctcgatatccccaactccaaaaccctagaggtcgacctcgggtctcccctggtgctttctgccagaggctccaggtagggccattctccccggctgcggtgtagagcacatttttaacatctggtcctgcccggactggcccaagggctactgcacgaactatctcccgtttaatctgttcaaaggcttgttgttgctcagggccccatttaaaatcgttcttcttccgggtcacttgatagagagggcttacaatcagactctaatttggaatatgcattctccaaaaacctagaacacctaagaaagcttgtgtttcctgtttactagtcggtggagacatagctgctattttgttgatcacatccattgggatatgacgacgtccatcttgccattttattcctaaaaactggatctcctgtgcaggtcccttcaccttactctgttttatggcaaaaccagctttcagaaggatttggattattttctcccctttctcaaaaacttcttctgctgtgttgccccatacgatgatgtcatcaatatattgcaggtgttctggagcttcacctttttctagTGCACTCTGaattagtccatggcaaatggtggggctgtgtttccacccctggggcagtcgattccaggtgtactggacgcccctccaagtgaaagcaaactgtggccggcactctgctgccaaagggattgagaaaaatgcattggcaatatcacttgtggcgtaccacttggctgcttttgactccagttcatattgaagttctagcatgtctggcatggcagcactcagcggcggcGTGACTTtattcaggccacgatagtccactgttagtctccattctccattagactttcgcactggccatatggggctgttaaagggtgagcgagtcctgctgatcagtccttggctctccagtcgatgaatcagcgtatggatgggaatcagggagtctcggttggtgcgatattgctgccagtgcacccttgtggtagcgatcggcacctgttgttctttgaccctcagcaaccccacagccgaagggtcctcagagagaccaggtaaggtggacaactgttcaattccctctgtctccaaagcagctataccaaaagcccaccgatacccctttgggtctttaaaataccctctcctgagataatctatgccaaggatgcatggggcctctgggccagtcacaatggggtgtttctgccactcattcccctttaggcttatttcagcctccaatacagttagctgttgagatccccctgtcactccagaaatacaaataggttctacccctttatagcttgatggcattagggtacactgtgcaccggtatcccctagagccttatactcctgtgggtgtgatgtgccaggccatcgaatccacacagtccaataaacccggttgtccctttcctccacctggctggaggcagggcccctctaatcctggtcagagtatttgttactcacttcttgtaaaaatgacttagaggtcccttcaagagggtcagaagcccttctactttgtctggcaaccagagcggcatctttcctggaagaatccccttttctggttgtttttcctttcaattcacgtacccgtgcatctaggaccgaggtgggttttctatcccacttcctcatgtcctctccgtggtcacgcaggtaaaaccacagggtaccccgtgttgtgtaccttctatattctctctcttgatcagaggaatgctcactcctaatagctgagatattggtctgtacaggtggggagtaggactttttgataagttcaatcagtttttcggacttttcggacagtttttccacagccgagacacaggctcgtagggatgaagagagattttccttgtattgccggagttggcgagccatttcatccactgtcggtgcctcttcatccttccaagttagtactgccaatgggtaggcatacgatgatggtgcgctccatacaaacttccgccacatgggtcgtgtgcattgaacttcatctggatctctgggtaattgtaaactgtctgggtcataataaatcatctctagcacggctaattccctcaggtactgaatacctctttccatggtggtccacttgcctggttgacatataacatcttccttgaagggatacctttccttcacacttgacaggagtcgcctccagaggctgagggcttgtgtcccttttccaatcgccttatcaatgccatcttccctagcaagtgatcccagctgcttggcttccttaccctctaattccaggctactagccccattgtcccagcatcggagcagccaggtgataatgtgctcacctggacgacggctgaaatcttttcgcatatcccgcagctcactcaggaatagagatcgggtgattacttctggttctgcctcttcctcctgttctcgtgatggccctggttcatcttcatcctttgttaaacgaactgatttttttgtatatttcttcttctgtataggggcgactgatactggcacaggttggttctctggttcagccgcagcgcctgtcgcaggggtcggagtagctgcagcgcctgtcgcaggggtcagagtagccacagtgtctgttgtgggggttggagtagcctccttgcctgttgccagggttgcagtcgctgcagtgtctgttgcaggggttggagtagccgcagtatctgtcggtctgttttccctcccttccccctgaggatgctgcacagtatcgagcagtgtttggtagatactagccagggcccagcacagtgcgataagttgtgcctctttggaatcgccacagcattttcctttcagatagtctatcacttcatcagggtcctgtagttgttcgggagtgaagttccaaaccattggaggtgagaagttctctagatacctgcccatattctcccacatgccatgccacccatggctattaagcctcggggcagatctctgggtggtattcttaaacagttgtttaaccttaaacaaggcctggaacacattcaggagacataacaataggaacatgctggtttgaacatcccaaggatattcaaaattctcaagagctactgtaatttgcctggaggagaaggggaagctgaagaaaggtgtctcccccgtggattggctctccgatgagaaaaggtacaaggtgtaattattaatagtttctgatagacggctcccgaagtacggaggtgacggcaatgctgagtacaaataccagattagattcacgaccagcaattctattgtatcataagccagtgttacaaagtacaacaacatgataactctggcccagttcccacgggtgataaacagcacaacagggagcatatactgcaagtaaggtattacataacgcacctttaagaacaagtgcaccaactttgagagcgaatacatcaacattgtgaccagcaactattgaactaatataatgtatgtttataacaaatttgttctaacacattccagtcagatttgtcgttatctcaacccgtcgagccccacattgggtgccaaaaaggactgtcgtggtttaaccccagccggcagctaagcaccacgcagccgctcgctcactgcccccccacccctgggatgggggagagaatcagggaaaaaaaaacctcgtgagttgagataaagacagtttaataggacagaaaggaatgaaaaacaatgataatgataataataataatatgacaatagcaatactaaaagaattaaactatacaaagcaagtggtgcacaatgcaattgctcaccactcgttgaccaatgcccagttagttcccgagccgcgatcccccctcccagttaactccccccagtttatatactgggcatgatgtcatatggtatggaatagctctttggccagtttgggtcagctgtcctggcggtgtcccctcccagcttcttgtgcccctccagccttcttgctggctgggcatgagaagctgaaaaatccttgacttagtataaacactacttagcaacaactgaaaacatcagtgtgttatcaacattcttttcctactaaatccaaaacacagcactataccagctactaggaagaaaattaactctgtcctagccgaaaccaggacaatcacctccctggGAATCCCCTTTGAGATGCCTTCTGTCCATAACACACATCTTTTATTATCAGTGGGCCGCGTCGGCCTCGGGGGTGCAGCTTTTATTCGCCCATTGCCTTCCACCCTCCTAAGGTCCGCCTTGGATTTTGTCTCTCCCTGGCCGGTAAATCTCATCCGTCTCCCGTAATTAATCAATTCTtgtgccacctctccccatgtCGTCTCCGGGGGGCTCCCCTTCTCTGGGGTCGAGGCGCCCTCAACCGATCTTGTAGTTGCACcgcatataatttcaaagcatcaggtaATCCTCTTATAAGGGGATGCAACCTGTCGGGGTCTGCCACATATTGCATGGGAGAGGGCTGTTGCGGAACCAATAACCAGTCATGCATCAACTGGAGGCACGCAGTTTTCTGTACACTCTCTAAAACGTGCCCCGCCGTAGGCATTTCAATCGAGAAGGGGTCTCCCCTTTCCATGGGATCCAATCCACCCGCCCAGTATGCCACTCTTTGGGTCAGGGACCAGGGTTCTCTATTGTCATTTGTGGTTAGAAAAACTCCCGGACCCCAATATCCTCTCGCCTCGTCCTCACTCAGCAAGATACGGTCCCCCCTGGTAAGAGACACTCTCCACacatactcagtttcagtttctcggGGGCCCCgggaatatttctcctgaatttcaCCCAAATCAGTGGGAGAATAGGGAATGATACGAGTGGTAACTTGTTGGGGCCCTCCTTGACCACCATCCACAGTCTCAGTTTTAATCAAAGGTCGCattacagctccctccccaagggaaaatatttctcttataGGGTCTAGGTCTTTAAGAGGGTATAAcgattttggatttttcccctcgtCAGAATCGGCATCCGGATTTTCTACACCAATTGGGGAGCGGATTTCATCTAATTGTTCCCGCAATATTCGCTCCCGCTCCAAAGCTTCCGTCAAAGCGGTGTGTAGCCGTTGGTTAGTCACCCGCTCGGCGGTAAGCTGATCAGAGAGATGTCTTGTCTCATTTCCtaattgctcctgcagagcccccaccagatcttgaagggattttattgtCTCCCCTTCCACGTGTTGGGCCATGTGTTTATTCCGTTGTGCTgccaccagagctgctcctaaaaCCGCACAAActactgccttcccctttcctaGTTTCAGTTTTCGTTCTTTAGCCAAGGTGGAAATTCTGTCGGCTACCGCTTGTGGATCGTGCCAATTATTGTGGGCCCAAGTcataccagagagagaaggtcGGGCGTTATAGCCCTCTAACCTCTCCAGGAGAGGGGTGCAATCTACAATCGGTCCTCCCAGGGAGGCCATTATGAGTATACAGTTATAGGGACCAGATCCCGTACTAGTCCTCAGAGGACTGTCTCCCCTGGTGTACGACTCTTCTCAGAGAGGGGCTTTGGTAAAAGCCTAGTCCCAGTGATCGCTTTAGCACGGATCCTGCCGACTATGCCAAAtttgttacgacccagaccggacagaccagagggtcgtagaggttctgggatccccccgggctaaattaaggtgaaacgacaccaaacgatcactttgaacgctttattcgaacaatccaaactgtggaaggcgtaacggtgggcagcatgggttgcagcaaaacgttcacaagaagagagaaaagagaggaataaggaaaaaaaaagaaagagggggaaaagaaaagagatagtcaccacccttggatcccgcggcgtcggcgacgagcgtggtaatcctccggtgatgggtGCGtgcaacgtggctctttgcagttgtgtctttatagtctaaatctccgtccacagtcatgcctcttgaagacttatatgggttcgttctagacagttctcaacatatatagtagtgttccagagggttcttcacctactgagtATGTGCGgtttattggggtggtggtcttagggactttccaaggagccCCCCggcctcagataagctttgtgtggcctctggccatatatggtgggttaccaggctggttctgccagaacacaggactgcacaccctccagcacaccccctgtgtccatgccagccaacttcttgctaatggccctccctctttgttatgcagaccttaccttggttgctacaatgtttgagacattgacagacattaactcttccagtccctcacagtATGATCAGGCCTTCAGTAAAAGAAGGTGCAATGACTGCTCTCCAAAGCCAAATTCTTCTCATTTAAACCACTGAAACTTTGTAGATCTGTTGAATTTTATGGAGTtacttcatttattcttttaagtggaacaaagcagaacaaagcagaaCTTACTCTGTAGTAAATGCAATAGGAAAGGGTATTGCATGGGAAGGTAGCTTGCTCTGTGCTCTGTCAGCCTCCTATTTAAACAGTTTGTTGTAATGGCATTTTACAGAAAGGCACTAACCTCCTTCTTAGTGAGGACACACAGGCTTGATGAAGAGGAAATATTGTCGTTGTTCTAGCTGCTTGAGAATGTTTAGTGGCAACATATTTCCCATCCAAATGAACAGAGATAAGTGCCCCTTACCAAAATTCAGGGAGACTGAGTGGCAACATGGGCATCTCTAATTCACGTATtgcaaggtttaaaaaaaaattaagtgttgcCATGTGATTCAAGATACCTTTGAGAGCCAAATGTGACTCGTTGCATTTGAGattcccttttttaaagaagaaagtagTGTTGTTAGGTAACTTATGCTCCTACTGGATTTTTAGGTGCTTTGTTCTAGATTCCCACTGGAGAATGAGATATATAAGTTATTTTCTTGTACCTGGGCATTTCAGTCTGCCTAGGCACCAATGTAAGTAGTCTGGATCTAATCCCAGTTTTAACCATTGAAGCTGTTTCACCTTTCTGaatgtattgggtctagctgagatggagttaattttccccatagcagccctcatagtgctgtgctctgtattggtagctagaacag
Coding sequences:
- the LOC127028591 gene encoding uncharacterized protein LOC127028591, producing the protein MASLGGPIVDCTPLLERLEGYNARPSLSGMTWAHNNWHDPQAVADRISTLAKERKLKLGKGKAVVCAVLGAALVAAQRNKHMAQHVEGETIKSLQDLVGALQEQLGNETRHLSDQLTAERVTNQRLHTALTEALERERILREQLDEIRSPIGVENPDADSDEGKNPKSLYPLKDLDPIREIFSLGEGAVMRPLIKTETVDGGQGGPQQVTTRIIPYSPTDLGEIQEKYSRGPRETETEYVWRVSLTRGDRILLSEDEARGYWGPGVFLTTNDNREPWSLTQRVAYWAGGLDPMERGDPFSIEMPTAGHVLESVQKTACLQLMHDWLLVPQQPSPMQYVADPDRLHPLIRGLPDALKLYAVQLQDRLRAPRPQRRGAPRRRHGERWHKN